One window of the Prionailurus bengalensis isolate Pbe53 chromosome E1, Fcat_Pben_1.1_paternal_pri, whole genome shotgun sequence genome contains the following:
- the ARHGEF15 gene encoding rho guanine nucleotide exchange factor 15, whose amino-acid sequence MSAQSLPAATPPTQKPPRIIRPRPPSRPRAAQSPGPHHNGSSPREAPLTSNDAPTPMCTPIPWEPPASALKPPALLPPSASKASLDSQTSPDSPSSTPSPVSRRSVTPEPAPRSPVPPPKPSGSPHTLPLLPRAEVLAQGGSASAPGTVRRLAGRFEWGAEGKVQAGDALEPGAHGAVDVNGEREVPQGNLAGSRSQENGAPDAVLACPPCCPCVCHIGRPGLELRWVPVGGYEDGPRAFCRASPLRTSRSRPSPPSLSLPPVVLTSYRSTAERKLLPPLKAPKPAWVRPDITASGDPPQPDLHLPSEDGGIPTGDNPDEAPQDTPPASMEGRDKEGLELLKEQNWELPLQDEPLYQNYRAAVLSEELWGVGEDGCPSPTKPGEAPTFARPPGPRNTLWQELPAVRASGLLDTLSPQERRMQESLFEVVTSEASYLRSLRLLTDTFVLSQALRDTLTPRDHHTLFSNVQRVQGVSERFLGTLLSRVRSSPHISDLCDVVHDHAVGPFSVYVDYVRNQQYQEETYSRLMDTNMRFSAELRRLQSLPKCERLPLPSFLLLPFQRITRLRMLLQNILRQTEEGSSRQENAQKALGAVSKIIERCSAEVGRMKQTEELIRLTQRLRFHKVKALPLVSWSRRLELQGELTELGCRRGGVLFTSRPRFTPLCLLLFSDLLLITQPKSGQRLQVLDYAHRSLVQAQQVPDPSGPPTFRLSLLSNHQGRPTHRLLQASSLSDMQRWLGAFPTPGPLPCSPDTVYEDCDCSQELCSESSAPARTEARSLESRALPRHLHKSPEGWLKGFPGAFPAQLVCEVTGEHERRKHLRQHQRLLEAVGPSSGPPSAPPP is encoded by the exons ATGTCAGCCCAGTCTCTTCCTGCAGCAACACCCCCTACCCAGAAGCCCCCTCGGATCATCCGCCCCCGTCCTCCTTCTCGCCCCAGGGCTGCCCAGTCCCCAGGGCCCCACCACAACGGCTCTTCTCCACGAGAAGCTCCCCTCACCTCCAATGATGCGCCAACCCCGATGTGCACCCCCATCCCCTGGGagcccccagcctcggccctcaAGCCCCCTGCCCTTCTGCCCCCCTCGGCTTCTAAAGCCAGCCTCGACTCCCAGACTTCCCCAGACTCGCCTTCCAGCACCCCCAGTCCAGTGTCCAGGCGCTCCGTCACCCCAGAGCCCGCTCCCCGGTCTCCAGTTCCCCCACCCAAGCCCTCCGGGTCCCCCCAcactctgcccctgctccccagggCTGAGGTCCTGGCCCAGGGTGGCTCTGCCTCGGCCCCAGGCACTGTGCGGAGATTGGCTGGCAGGTTTGAATGGGGGGCTGAAGGCAAGGTCCAGGCTGGGGATGCCCTGGAGCCGGGTGCCCATGGGGCAGTGGATGTGAATGGCGAGAGAGAGGTTCCACAGGGCAACCTTGCTGGGAGCCGGTCACAGGAGAATGGTGCTCCGG ATGCTGTCCTGGCCTGCCCTCCCTGTTGCCCCTGTGTCTGCCACATAGGCCGGCCTGGCCTGGAGCTCCGATGGGTACCTGTGGGGGGCTATGAGGATGGCCCCAGGGCTTTCTGCCGGGCCTCCCCACTGAGGACCTCCCGCTCCCGCCCCAGCCCTccaagcctcagtctccccccAGTGGTCCTTACGTCCTACCGCTCCACTGCCGAACGCAAACTCTTGCCACCCCTGAAAGCCCCCAAACCAGCGTGGGTCAGGCCAGACATCACCGCTTCTGGGGACCCCCCGCAGCCAGATCTCCATTTGCCCTCGGAAGATGGAGGAATCCCGACAG GGGACAATCCTGATGAAGCCCCTCAGGACACTCCTCCAGCATCTATGGAGGGCAG GGACAAGGAGGGGCTGGAATTGCTGAAGGAACAGAACTGGGAGCTGCCCCTGCAGGATG AGCCCCTGTACCAGAACTATCGAGCGGCTGTTCTGTCAGAGGAGCTCTGGGGGGTCGGCGAGGACGGGTGTCCCTCTCCAACAAAGCCCGGCGAAGCTCCCACCTTCGCACGGCCCCCTGGACCTCGCAACACGCTGTGGCAGGAGCTGCCGGCTGTGCGGGCCAGCGGCCTCCTGGACACCCTCAGCCCCCAGGAGAGGCGCATGCAGGAG AGCCTGTTCGAGGTGGTGACCTCCGAGGCCTCCTACCTGCGCTCCCTGCGGCTGCTAACGGACACCTTCGTGCTGAGCCAGGCTCTCCGGGACACGCTCACCCCCCGGGACCACCACACCCTCTTCTCCAACGTGCAGCGAGTCCAGGGAGTCAGCGAGCG GTTTCTAGGGACGCTGCTGTCCCGTGTGCGCTCTTCCCCCCACATCAGCGACCTGTGTGACGTGGTGCACGACCACGCCGTGGGCCCCTTCTCGGTGTACGTGGATTACGTGCGGAACCAGCAATACCAGGAGGAGACCTACAGCCGCCTTAT GGACACGAACATGCGCTTCTCGGCCGAGCTGCGGCGCCTGCAAAGCCTCCCCAAGTGCGAGCGGCTGCCGCTGCCGTCCTTCCTGCTGCTGCCCTTTCAGCGAATCACCAGGCTCCGCATGCTGCTGCAG AATATCCTGCGCCAGACAGAGGAGGGGTCCAGCCGCCAGGAGAATGCCCAGAAAGCCCTGGGTGCCGTCAGCAAG ATCATCGAGCGCTGCAGTGCAGAGGTGGGGCGCATGAAGCAGACAGAGGAGCTGATCCGGCTCACCCAGAGGCTGCGCTTTCACAAAGTCAAG GCCCTGCCCCTGGTGTCCTGGTCCAGGCGCCTGGAGTTGCAAGGGGAGCTGACCGAGTTAGGGTGCCGGAGGGGGGGTGTGCTCTTTACCTCGCGCCCCCGCTTCACCCCCCTCTGCCTGCTACTCTTCAGCGACCTGCTGCTCATCACTCAGCCCAAGAG TGGGCAGCGGCTGCAGGTTCTGGACTATGCCCACCGCTCCCTGGTCCAGGCCCAGCAGGTTCCGGACCCATCTGGACCCCCTACGTTCCGCCTCTCCCTTCTCAGCAACCACCAGGGCCGCCCCACCCACCGGCTACTCCAAGCCTCCTCCCT ATCAGACATGCAGCGCTGGCTGGGAGCCTTTCCTACCCCCGGCCCCCTTCCCTGTTCCCCGGACACCGTCTATGAGGACTGTG ACTGTTCCCAGGAACTGTGTTCAGAGTCTTCGGCACCCGCCAGGACTGAGGCACGAAGTCTGGAGTCCAGGGCTCTGCCCAGGCACCTGCACAAGAGCCCTGAAG GCTGGCTAAAGGGCTTTCCTGGGGCCTTCCCTGCCCAGCTGGTGTGTGAAGTCACAGGGGAACACGAAAGGAGGAAGCACCTTCGCCAGCACCAGAGACTCCTCGAGGCCGTTGGGCCCTCTTCAGGCCCCCCCAGCGCTCCCCCACCCTAA
- the ODF4 gene encoding outer dense fiber protein 4 produces the protein MSIQTPEREGGAGKQDGAEGSLAQEESWPADPSGDRQVPGEHPSEPRRISVLPLWWRMTHSSRWVARVLASELSLVAFILLLAMVFSKKWLCLSGSRVYQRWPTNVSARIYTSARLMSMGLLYICKSKSCSSSENGKDSFKLWENHPVFGVARITFCLTLGLGFVFTVWLHLPYLPGLKTPPFFSWIGTILSFFEVTFIFSTLLLFPINLWIFELKRNLSVPIGWSYFIGWLVFVLYVTCAALCHFNHKHFWSVIMNCPSRAASCSNGSSSVQNFPSEPGVSHASVKQEEALGPERKKASP, from the exons ATGAGCATCCAAACCccggagagggaagggggggctGGGAAGCAGGACGGGGCGGAGGGGAGCCTGGCGCAAGAAGAGAGCTGGCCGGCTGACCCCAGCGGTGACAGGCAGGTGCCCGGGGAGCACCCCTCAGAGCCCCGGAGAATCTCCGTGCTGCCCCTGTGGTGGAGGATGACGCACAGCTCCCGCTGGGTAGCGCGGGTGCTGGCCTCGGAGCTCAGCCTCGTCGCCTTCATCCTGCTGCTGGCCATGGTGTTCTCCAAGAAGTGGCTGTGCCTCTCCGGGAGCCGCGTCTACCAGCGCTGGCCCACCAACGTCAGCGCGAGAATCTACACGTCGGCTCGTCTCATGTCCATGGGGCTCCTGTACATCTGCAAATCCAAGAGCTGCTCCAGCTCCGAAAACGGGAAAG ATAGTTTTAAGCTGTGGGAAAATCACCCGGTCTTCGGGGTGGCCCGGATAACCTTCTGCCTGACCCTGGGGCTGGGCTTTGTCTTCACCGTCTGGTTGCACCTGCCGTATCTACCTGGTCTGAAGACACCGCCCTTCTTTAGCTGGATCGGGACCATCCTGAGCTTCTTTGAAG TTACCTTTATCTTCTCCACCCTCCTGCTGTTCCCTATTAACCTCTGGATCTTTGAGTTGAAGAGGAATTTATCTGTCCCCATCGGCTGGAGCTATTTCATAGGCTGGCTGGTGTTTGTCCTGTACGTCACCTGCG CGGCCCTCTGCCACTTCAACCACAAACACTTCTGGAGCGTGATTATGAACTGTCCCAGCCGGGCCGCGTCCTGTAGCAATGGTTCCAGCTCGGTACAGAACTTTCCGAGTGAGCCGGGGGTCTCACACGCCTCGGTCAAGCAGGAGGAAGCCCTGGGTCCGGAGCGAAAGAAGGCATCTCCGTAA